AGCATTTAACGCCAGTGACCTTGGAGCTTGGCGGAAAAAGTCCCGCCATTGTTATGGAAGATGCTAATCTGAAATTAGCTGCTAAGCGAATTGTCTGGGGGAAATTTATTAATGCTGGTCAAACGTGTGTGGCGCCTGATTATGTATTAGTACATGAATCACGAAGACGTAAATTTCTTAAACTTCTCGTTCATTATACGAAGAAGTGGTTTGATGAAGAGGCGAGGCGCCGGAAGCCCTTTCCCCGTATTATTAACGAAAGACACGTTGATCGCCTTGCTGGACTTCTGAAAAATACCGATAAGGTGTTCTATGGTGGGTCTTATGATCGGGATCAGCGTTTTGTAGAGCCGACGATTATGATGGATGTCTCAATGAACGATGCTGTGATGGCAGAAGAAATTTTCGGCCCCATATTACCTGTATTGTTCTATAAATATGATTATGAAATCATTGAGACGGTAAGAAAACGTCCTAATCCATTAGCTTTGTATTTATTTACGGAAGATCAGGAAAGCGAACGAATGGTTTTAAGTAACTTATCGTTTGGAGGTGGGTGTATTAATGACACGTTAATGCACTTAGCCACACCGTATTTGCCATTTGGAGGAGTAGGAGAAAGTGGAATGGGTGCTTACCATGGGAAAAATAGTTTTGATACGTTCACCCATGAGAAAAGTATCTTTAAACAAACGACGGCCTTTGACTTGCCTGTTCGTTACGGACAATCGCAAACATCCATGAGTGCGTTGAGAAAAATGTGGGAATAAGGTGCAAAGGCAGCTGTGGGCAAAAAGCCGCAGCTGCTTTTAAACTTAGGCTTGATTTTGAGATAGCGATGGCAGGTTAAAAAGTTATCCTTTGTTGGTGAAGTTTACTATCTGAAATAAGTTAATGATGCGTGAAATCCAGGAAGAGAAGAGAAATAGAACGTATCGGTGGGGCAAACATGGAAATCACCTGTATGTAAGAAAAGCACAAGTGATCAAGTGGTATTAAAAGGTTGTTGAAGAAAGTTAAACAATTATTTAACTGATGGAGCAGTAAAAGCAACGATTATCTTTATAGGGGGAAATAAATTGGTTGATTTAAATGCAACTATTATTCCGTGGAAAGGAATGGGAGGGATTAAACTATACAGCCACATTAGCCAATTCTATGACACAATTGAAAAATTAAAGGAATCAGATGTATTATTAGGAAAATTTTTAATAAGATACGAACTAGAAAATTCAATAGATTTGTGGTTTAACTTAATGAACGGTAAGCTCTTTAAAATCACGGCTTTACAAAATTATACTGGAAAATTATTTGAACAAATATCTATTGGAATGCATATTGACGAGATTTTGGAAATAGAGCCGAGCTTCGAATACGATGGTTTTGAAGAAGTGTACTGTAGTCCAAAAGGAGTTTATATTGAAACCCATCCTGTTGACCAAACAGTTCTATTGATATCAGTATATATTAAAGAGCTTGATAATAAAGATTTTGAAAGAGGAAATTGGTAGTGTATTTTGAAATCATGATTGGGCTGAATGCCTTTCAAGAGTGAGTTTTTTATAAAATGTTAAATGACGTGTAGTTTATTTTATCACAGATAACGGAAGCTCATGTCTTGATTTACTCAACTATCAATCAGTGGGAGAAGGACGTGACGAAAACCCCACTGATTGAAGATTCGCTTTATACGAATGACATAGAGGATAATTGCCCGGTGGACTACTAGGACATAGTTAGAGAATGTCGAAGGGATACCCTTGGGTGAAGCGTCCGCCTGGAGCGTAACTAAGCACTATTATTCTCGCTGTTTCAGCTTGTTGAAACCAGTTCTCTTTTTGCCATTGCTGTCTTTTAGAAAAAAGCAATAAGGACATTGAATGATTTAGAAAAAATCATATAAAAATGGCTTGAGTGGAGGGAGACTTTTGGTGAGTGCCGCTAGCGTTTTCTCATCACTTTCGATCCATGCTTCCTCCACCAGGGTCTGTGGTGATTGGCTCCCTAATAAAATCGCTATTAACATTCTCACATCTAAGTGAAGACCTTTTTTAGGGGCATGCTGGCAGCTAACACCTTCTTTCGTTTTCTCATCTGAGAAAGGGAAAAATTCAATGTCGTTTTCCTTTGCTTCCCTAAGTTTTATAATGTATGTGCCGTTATTCCACTCACATGTCTCATCTGTTACATGAAATATGAGAGGGGAAATGTCAGAAGCAAATTTAAAAGGGTACTCGTTCAGAAAATAATGAACATCGACAATCCTTGCCATAAAATAAGAAGTGACCTCGTGCTTTACCTTTGGATCAGGCAAGAGGAACGGTAAACGTTCGTGCGGTGTCGTTGTGATGGAGACTGTCTCAATCATGGAATCATGATTAGATATAAAACTCATCAACCCGTTTCGAGCATCGGG
The Salipaludibacillus sp. LMS25 DNA segment above includes these coding regions:
- a CDS encoding aldehyde dehydrogenase — protein: MREAIQTLIQKQKQYFYSGETKSLSFRKAQLTKLKAAIKKREQDIMDALKKDLNKGQQEVFFTEIGFLYSELKDMMKNMDYWAEPRKVKTPISHMGGKSYIYKEPYGVSLIISPWNYPFQLCLGPLIGAIGAGNTAILKPSELTPNTSTVIRDLVVATYSEEYVAVVEGDAEVAEALLNEKFDYIFFTGSTTIGKKVMEAAAKHLTPVTLELGGKSPAIVMEDANLKLAAKRIVWGKFINAGQTCVAPDYVLVHESRRRKFLKLLVHYTKKWFDEEARRRKPFPRIINERHVDRLAGLLKNTDKVFYGGSYDRDQRFVEPTIMMDVSMNDAVMAEEIFGPILPVLFYKYDYEIIETVRKRPNPLALYLFTEDQESERMVLSNLSFGGGCINDTLMHLATPYLPFGGVGESGMGAYHGKNSFDTFTHEKSIFKQTTAFDLPVRYGQSQTSMSALRKMWE